One genomic region from Chthonomonas calidirosea T49 encodes:
- a CDS encoding M28 family peptidase: MWKKEPNYLTHSLVALFLFSLLSGCHQGDSSTKAIASPATPSPTSLQTSPSNDTATAISYPSFDAEEAFTLLKKQVDFGPRYLGTEAHDKTLQFLRDEMQKYADVTVEQRFFYRDMPVTNVIGIFYAKGQNRPSPHPVLLMAHWDTRPVADGPYSAELAKGPFKYGPHGWNRLAPIPGANDGASGVAVLLELAKLFHKQRPPVGVLLLLDDGEDYGDFEANNFKGDGVELGSRYFANHYTEDPRFGHPAYGILLDMVGGKDMRIYPEQNSMLYAPDINDRVFGTAQVLGYSDIFVRDTGQTVDIDDDHLAMNTQGHIATIDLIQPLPDPNHPIVGEYKPWHTLEDDVAHCSIKSLKAVGDTIARVIYTETAN, translated from the coding sequence TTGTGGAAAAAGGAACCTAACTATCTAACGCACAGCCTGGTAGCGCTTTTTTTGTTTTCGCTCTTGTCAGGCTGCCATCAAGGGGATTCTTCTACGAAGGCCATAGCCTCTCCAGCGACTCCAAGCCCTACATCGCTGCAGACTTCTCCTTCTAACGATACCGCAACCGCCATAAGCTACCCCTCCTTTGACGCAGAAGAGGCCTTTACCTTACTGAAAAAACAGGTGGATTTCGGTCCACGGTATCTCGGCACGGAAGCCCATGATAAAACCCTTCAGTTTCTTCGCGACGAGATGCAAAAGTACGCCGATGTCACTGTAGAGCAACGCTTTTTCTACCGCGATATGCCGGTAACCAACGTGATCGGCATCTTCTACGCCAAAGGCCAGAACCGTCCCTCTCCACATCCTGTTTTGTTAATGGCCCACTGGGATACTCGACCCGTAGCCGATGGGCCTTACTCCGCGGAGCTGGCCAAGGGCCCCTTCAAATACGGGCCGCACGGGTGGAATCGCTTAGCACCCATCCCCGGTGCCAACGATGGCGCTTCAGGGGTGGCTGTCTTGCTGGAGCTGGCGAAGCTGTTCCATAAACAGCGCCCGCCTGTAGGCGTCTTGTTGCTGCTAGACGATGGAGAAGACTACGGTGATTTTGAGGCCAACAACTTTAAAGGGGACGGCGTGGAGCTTGGCTCACGCTACTTCGCCAATCATTACACCGAAGACCCTCGCTTTGGACATCCAGCCTATGGCATTCTGCTCGATATGGTGGGCGGTAAAGACATGCGCATTTACCCAGAACAAAACTCTATGCTCTATGCTCCCGATATCAACGACCGCGTCTTCGGAACGGCACAGGTACTTGGTTACAGCGACATCTTTGTGAGAGACACGGGGCAAACGGTGGACATAGACGACGACCACCTCGCGATGAATACACAAGGGCATATTGCTACTATTGATCTTATACAGCCCCTGCCCGACCCCAACCACCCCATCGTCGGAGAATATAAGCCCTGGCACACCTTGGAGGATGATGTGGCCCACTGCTCCATAAAGTCGCTCAAAGCTGTGGGCGACACCATCGCTCGCGTCATCTATACAGAAACGGCCAACTAA
- a CDS encoding 5'-nucleotidase C-terminal domain-containing protein, which produces MKPLGGTKTGLCLLGFGMGLVGLLPAYGAAPPTAKPSKESTTPATTAYRTDVALSVNKIGSQETALGGLVADALREAAHADAAFIPAASFRSDASAISLGSFNPNDVVQMLDFRSETIAVVKLTGAQIRRALAHAFLLYPQENSSFLQYSGLTVTIAPNAEDQGRIVSVRIGGLPLVDTQTYQVAMPLTLANGALAYFKYWDKGDIVQTLDITLEQAVKDYLKNHPVISKGEYRLVEKGT; this is translated from the coding sequence ATGAAGCCGTTGGGTGGCACGAAAACAGGGCTGTGCTTGCTGGGCTTTGGTATGGGACTTGTTGGTCTCTTGCCGGCCTATGGCGCAGCCCCGCCTACCGCAAAGCCTTCTAAAGAGAGCACGACGCCCGCCACAACCGCCTATCGCACCGATGTAGCGCTTTCCGTAAATAAGATAGGTTCCCAAGAGACCGCCTTAGGAGGTCTCGTGGCGGATGCTTTGCGTGAAGCCGCCCATGCCGATGCCGCCTTCATCCCAGCGGCGTCCTTTCGCTCGGACGCCTCTGCCATCTCCCTCGGCAGTTTTAACCCAAACGACGTGGTGCAGATGCTCGATTTCCGCAGCGAAACCATCGCTGTGGTCAAGCTGACAGGCGCACAGATTCGGCGCGCTCTTGCGCATGCCTTCCTCCTCTACCCGCAGGAGAACAGCAGCTTTCTCCAGTACTCAGGCCTTACAGTGACGATCGCGCCGAATGCAGAGGACCAAGGCCGTATTGTCTCTGTTCGTATCGGTGGACTACCGCTGGTGGATACTCAAACCTACCAGGTGGCGATGCCGCTCACTTTAGCCAATGGCGCACTGGCTTACTTTAAGTATTGGGATAAGGGCGACATCGTGCAGACTCTCGATATCACGCTGGAGCAGGCCGTTAAAGACTATCTTAAGAACCATCCCGTTATCTCTAAAGGAGAGTACCGCCTTGTGGAAAAAGGAACCTAA
- a CDS encoding glycosyltransferase family 4 protein — translation MRRSKTDFLVRKFHRSNPMPSIQKHPCRVLFIDHTAQLGGGEVALLRLTQAFDRSRVAPHVLLFSDGPLHTKLEQAQVPVELFELNTQIVDMRREASRPRSLLQPNRLGAVLSAIGRLARFLRTKPFDVVHTNSLKADLIGGFAARLAHIPLVWHVHDRIEADYLPKNTVRILRLLARTLPTFVVANSAATLQTLHLPKQKPSDVIYCGIPDDWVQPPYPPPPLCGKSQVRIGLMGRITKWKGQHIYLAAAAKVLQRYPQTQFEIIGSALFGDQPYFVELQSEVARLQLDERVVFRGFQEDTKAVLSDLDILVHASIIPEPLGQVVLEGMALGRAVVATAGGGVLEVVVPNQTGLLVPMGDAEAMAEAILCLLSDPSLAQTMGEQARHHVGEHFTMSAMAERVTAIYETVAVR, via the coding sequence GTGAGGAGATCGAAAACCGACTTTTTGGTTCGTAAATTCCATCGTTCAAATCCAATGCCTTCAATCCAAAAACATCCTTGTCGTGTTCTGTTCATAGACCATACCGCTCAGCTCGGCGGCGGTGAAGTGGCTTTATTGCGTCTTACACAAGCTTTCGATCGCTCGCGAGTTGCGCCCCATGTGCTGCTGTTTTCCGACGGTCCTCTCCATACGAAGTTAGAACAGGCGCAGGTACCGGTGGAGCTTTTTGAGTTGAACACGCAGATCGTGGATATGCGCAGAGAGGCCTCAAGGCCTCGTAGCCTTCTTCAACCCAACCGATTGGGCGCCGTTTTAAGCGCTATTGGACGCTTGGCACGTTTCCTACGCACTAAACCTTTCGATGTCGTTCACACAAACTCCCTAAAGGCGGATCTGATCGGCGGTTTCGCCGCTCGGCTTGCCCACATCCCCCTCGTATGGCACGTCCACGATCGAATCGAGGCAGACTATCTTCCCAAGAATACGGTACGTATTCTTCGATTGCTAGCTCGCACGCTACCCACCTTCGTCGTGGCAAACTCCGCCGCCACACTCCAAACATTGCATTTACCCAAACAGAAGCCTTCCGATGTTATCTATTGCGGTATCCCCGATGATTGGGTACAGCCCCCCTACCCTCCACCTCCTTTATGCGGAAAATCGCAGGTACGTATAGGGCTCATGGGGCGTATTACCAAATGGAAGGGACAACATATCTACCTCGCTGCCGCCGCTAAGGTGCTACAACGTTATCCACAAACGCAATTCGAGATCATCGGCTCTGCTCTATTTGGCGATCAGCCCTACTTTGTAGAGCTGCAGAGTGAGGTAGCGCGGCTCCAGCTCGACGAACGAGTTGTCTTTAGAGGCTTCCAAGAAGATACGAAAGCTGTGCTCAGCGATCTGGATATCCTTGTCCACGCTTCCATCATTCCGGAGCCTTTGGGACAGGTGGTTTTGGAGGGTATGGCACTTGGTAGAGCAGTGGTTGCCACAGCCGGTGGCGGAGTGCTTGAGGTGGTGGTTCCGAATCAAACCGGGCTTTTGGTGCCGATGGGCGATGCCGAGGCGATGGCTGAAGCCATCCTATGTCTTCTTTCCGACCCCTCTCTGGCACAAACTATGGGGGAACAAGCACGCCACCATGTAGGTGAGCACTTTACGATGAGCGCTATGGCAGAACGCGTCACTGCCATCTACGAGACCGTTGCGGTAAGATAG
- the prfB gene encoding peptide chain release factor 2 (programmed frameshift) translates to MLEELQREVHDLRARLNELGGHLDYARKEAEIQRLEEEASAPNLWEDPERARTLLQKLNQAKEAIEPYQRLQRRIEDLEAYGELLAEQPEPDAAALREFETETKKAVADIERLELETLLSGEHDVADAIIEIEAGAGGTDACDWVTMLQRMYLKWAETHGYTTEIVEESEADVAGLKSTTFLVHGRNAYGYLKSERGVHRLVRISPFDANKRRQTSFARVIVLPDLGEEVEVEIAPEDLRIDYYRSSGAGGQHVNKTESAVRITHIPTGIVVTCQNERSQHQNRAVAMQVLRARLYDLQQQQQQQRIANLRGVTKANEWGNQDRSYVLHPYTLVKDHRTGYETSDVNRVLNGEIDDFLQAYLQWLRRPVEQRS, encoded by the exons ATGCTAGAAGAGCTTCAGCGCGAAGTTCATGATCTAAGGGCCCGACTTAACGAACTGGGAGGGCATCTT GACTACGCCCGCAAAGAGGCCGAAATCCAGCGGCTAGAGGAAGAGGCGAGTGCGCCCAATCTTTGGGAAGACCCTGAACGCGCGCGAACCCTGCTTCAAAAACTGAATCAGGCGAAAGAGGCTATTGAGCCCTATCAGCGGCTCCAACGGCGTATAGAAGACCTCGAAGCCTACGGGGAGCTGCTTGCAGAGCAGCCAGAGCCGGATGCGGCCGCTTTAAGGGAGTTTGAAACAGAAACCAAGAAGGCCGTCGCCGACATCGAACGTCTCGAGCTAGAGACCCTGCTTTCTGGCGAACATGACGTCGCCGACGCCATCATCGAGATCGAGGCCGGTGCTGGCGGCACCGATGCCTGCGATTGGGTTACCATGCTGCAAAGGATGTACTTGAAGTGGGCAGAGACGCACGGCTATACGACCGAGATCGTGGAGGAGAGCGAGGCCGATGTGGCTGGTCTGAAAAGCACCACTTTCCTGGTGCACGGCCGTAACGCCTACGGCTATCTTAAGTCCGAACGAGGAGTACATCGGCTCGTGCGTATCTCGCCTTTTGACGCCAATAAGCGGCGTCAGACCTCTTTTGCGCGTGTCATCGTTTTGCCCGATCTCGGTGAGGAGGTTGAGGTAGAGATAGCTCCGGAGGACCTCCGCATAGACTACTACCGCTCGAGCGGGGCGGGCGGGCAACATGTCAACAAAACCGAATCGGCGGTTCGTATTACCCATATTCCCACTGGCATTGTGGTGACTTGTCAAAACGAGCGTTCGCAGCATCAAAACCGTGCTGTGGCTATGCAAGTGCTGCGAGCACGCCTGTACGACCTGCAACAACAGCAACAACAGCAACGCATCGCGAACCTGCGGGGGGTCACCAAGGCCAATGAGTGGGGAAATCAGGATAGATCGTACGTTCTGCACCCGTATACTCTAGTGAAAGACCATCGCACGGGCTACGAGACCAGCGATGTCAATAGGGTGCTGAACGGTGAGATCGATGACTTCTTGCAGGCCTACCTGCAATGGCTAAGGCGTCCTGTGGAGCAGAGGAGTTAA
- a CDS encoding fasciclin domain-containing protein, giving the protein MLCSLQDQNESEQKPNIVEIAEKNDQFSTLVKAIQAAGLTDTLESSGPFTVFAPTNEAFEHLIKKIGQKKFDAILHNKEALTAILTYHVVPGKVMANDVVKLKNGSKVKTVEGSDIVIHHGKKGVFVDNAKVIKTDIEASNGVIHVINAVLLPPDLKSKMASAK; this is encoded by the coding sequence ATGTTGTGTTCGTTGCAGGATCAAAACGAAAGCGAACAAAAGCCCAATATCGTTGAGATCGCCGAGAAGAACGATCAGTTCAGCACGCTTGTCAAAGCCATTCAAGCCGCCGGCCTCACCGACACGTTAGAGAGTTCCGGCCCCTTCACAGTATTTGCGCCCACCAACGAGGCCTTCGAACACCTGATCAAGAAGATAGGTCAGAAGAAGTTCGACGCGATCCTACACAACAAGGAGGCGCTAACAGCCATCCTCACCTACCATGTTGTGCCCGGTAAAGTGATGGCCAACGATGTTGTGAAGCTGAAGAACGGCTCCAAGGTGAAGACGGTTGAGGGCTCCGATATCGTGATCCATCACGGGAAAAAAGGTGTGTTTGTGGATAACGCTAAGGTGATAAAGACAGATATCGAGGCCAGTAACGGGGTGATCCACGTGATCAATGCGGTGCTTCTTCCGCCCGACCTGAAGAGCAAAATGGCCAGCGCCAAGTAG